The following are encoded in a window of Gavia stellata isolate bGavSte3 chromosome 17, bGavSte3.hap2, whole genome shotgun sequence genomic DNA:
- the POLD4 gene encoding DNA polymerase delta subunit 4, which produces MGVAGDHQDGGDSAQSDRDSRGGDRTGPPPPPAAALSRSAMEQPRLITDSFPRRRRTGRAPGRAKRRGCPRPRAPPPAEDPPPPPPDQTLLEMLRRFDLAWEYGPCTGITRLQRWERAQALGLSPPGPVRDALLEHRDNPDVTYSLWHEYAI; this is translated from the exons ATGGGGGTAGCTGGGGACCACCAGGACGGGGGTGACAGTGCCCAGAGTGACAGGGACAGCCGCGGGGGTGACA GAacggggccgccgccgccgcccgcagccGCGCTCTCCCGCAGCGCCATGGAGCAGCCCCGGCTCATCACCGACTCCTTCCCGCGGCGGCGGCGAACGGGGCGAGCCCCGGGCAGGGCCAAGCGCAggggctgcccccggccccgcgcccccccgcccgccgaggaccccccgccgccccccccggaCCAGACCCTCCTGGAGATGCTGCGGCGCTTCGACCTGGCCTGGGAGTACGGGCCCTGCACGG GTATCACCCGCCTGCAGCGGTGGGAGCGGGCGCAGgcgctggggctgagccccccgggCCCCGTGCGCGACGCCCTCCTGGAGCACCGGGACAACCCCGATGTCACCTACAG CCTCTGGCACGAGTACGCCATCTGA
- the SSH3 gene encoding LOW QUALITY PROTEIN: protein phosphatase Slingshot homolog 3 (The sequence of the model RefSeq protein was modified relative to this genomic sequence to represent the inferred CDS: inserted 3 bases in 3 codons; deleted 6 bases in 5 codons) gives MALVTVRRAAGSAGGPAEEDAPRRGRLQRRSFVMVKGAALLLPTEAEEPLEAEPPPAVPPGQAPGRQEQHXQLMMQLLRPQDAIRLAVRLESARPRRVRYLLVVRPEEAGAEGQTVLLGVDFAHEGATRCTLGMVLPLWSDTQVFLDGDGGFSVTSGGQTRIFKPISVQTMWAVLQELHRACEEASRGGHIPGGPALAWARAYAAALASEQSCLNEWLAMADLESVRPTSPPPLRPAAPELSEQAVRALLRDVMASADLENVTSKEVREELERRTGHSLAQHKDFIDNEMLLVLAQMDRPSRVFPHLYLGSEWNAANLEELQQNRVTHILNVAREIDNFFPALFTYMNVRXYDEETAQLLPHWNDTFLFLSRVRADGGRALVHCRMGLXRSAATVLAYAMKEFGWSLERALRHVRHCRPGVLPNPGFMRQLDFYQGILHASRHSSLWEPKAAERVAQPEEGPGPPRGTRGGLSPSPSPRPPEEASGQGLLGASRRPRISLCAVMRSISQLESPEPPEPPGEPLAGEVFMAAEAAGGPGGCPRGGRPSSRPRRVVRQASLDGGPAPAADHAPADGHAPIFHQFWLRPFLHF, from the exons agctttgTCATGGTCAAGGGGGCCGCGCTGCTGCTGCCGACTGAG GCGGAGGAGCCGCTGGAGGCCGAGCCCCCCCCGGCTGTGCCCCCCGGCCAGGCCCCGGGGCGGcaggagcagc tgcagctcATGATGCAGTTGCTGCGTCCGCAGGACGCCATCCGGCTG gCGGTGCGGCTGGAGtcggcgcggccgcggcgggtGCGGTACCTGCTGGTGGTGCGGCCCGAGGAGGCGGGAGCCGAGGGGCAGACGGTGCTGCTGGGCGTGGACTTCGCCCACGAGGG GGCCACCCGCTGCACCCTGGGCATGGTGCTGCCCCTCTGGAGCGACACCCAGGTCTTTCTCGACGGTGATGG GGGGTTCAGCGTGACATCGGGGGGGCAGACCCGCATCTTCAAGCCCATCTCTGTCCAGACCATGTG GGCcgtgctgcaggagctgcaccGCGCCTGCGAGGAGGCGTCGCGCGGCGGGCACATC CCGGGGGGCCCGGCGCTGGCCTGGGCCCGC GCTTACGCGGCGGCGCTGGCCTCGGAGCAGAGCTGCCTCAACGAGTGGTTGGCCATGGCCGACCTCGAGTCGGTGCGCCCCACCTCGCCCCCGCCCCTCCG GCCGGCGGCACCGGAGCTGTCGGAGCAGGCGGTGCGGGCGCTGCTGCGGGACGTGATGGCCAGCGCTGACCTGGAGAACGTCACCTCCAAGGAG GTGCGGGAGGAGCTGGAGCGGCGCACGGGGCACAGCCTGGCCCAACACAAGGACTTCATCGACAACGAGATGCTGCTGGTGCTGGCGCAGATGGATCGGCCCTCCCGCGTCTTCCCGCACCTCTACCTG GGCTCCGAGTGGAACGCGGCCAacctggaggagctgcagcagaacCG GGTCACCCACATCCTGAACGTGGCGCGGGAGATCGACAACTTCTTCCCGGCGCTGTTCACCTACATGAATGTGC TGTATGACGAGGAGACGGCCCAACTCCTGCCCCATTGGAACGacaccttcctcttcctctcccgCGTCCG GGCCGACGGGGGCCGGGCGCTGGTGCACTGCCGCATGGGGC AGCGCTCGGCGGCCACGGTGCTGGCCTACGCCATGAAGGAGTTCGGGTGGTCCCTGGAGCGGGCGCTGCGGCACGTCCGGCACTGCCGCCCCGGCGTCCTGCCCAACCCCGGCTTCATGCGCCAGCTCGACTTCTACCAGGGCATCCTGCACGCCAG CCGGCACAGCAGCCTGTGGGAGCCCAAGGCGGCGGAGCGGGTGGCCCAGCCCGAGGAGGGCCCG GGGCCGCCCCGGGGGACGAGGGGTggcctgtccccgtccccgtccccacggCCCCCTGAGGAGGCGAGCGGACAGGGGCTGTTGGGGGCCTCACGGCGCCCCCGCATCTCCCTCTGCGCCGTCATGCGGAGCATCAGCCAGCTGGAGTCCCCCGAGCCCCCCGAGCCGCCGGGGGAGCCCCTCGCCGGGGAG GTGTTCATggctgcggaggcagcggggggcccgggggggtgCCCCCGTGGGGGC CGACCctcctcccggccccgccgcgtGGTGCGCCAGGCCAGCCTGGAtggcggccccgccccggccgctgACCACGCCCCCGCGGACGGCCACGCCCCTATCTTCCACCAGTTCTGGCTCCGCCCCTTCCTCCACTTCTGA